The following are encoded together in the Phenylobacterium sp. NIBR 498073 genome:
- a CDS encoding bifunctional (p)ppGpp synthetase/guanosine-3',5'-bis(diphosphate) 3'-pyrophosphohydrolase → MLRQYELIEKVRSYDPTADEAVLNRAYVYAMRMHGSQKRASGDPYFAHPIEVAGILTDYRLDTATIVTALLHDVIEDTPVTPDDIRALFGPEITELVEGVTKLTKLELNSERTKQAENLRKFILAISKDVRVLMVKLADRLHNMRTLHYISSPAKRERIARETLDIYAPLARSIGCHRICTELEELCFEHLNPVARDAIGRRLEALRIEQGAAVSIVSGEIAAKLETAGIPARVFGREKNAYSIWRKLQRKSIGFSQLSDIYAFRVIVDTEADCYAALGVIHRAWPSVPERFKDFISTPKRNNYRSLHTTVVGPKGMRIEMQIRTETMDRIAEDGVAAHWRYKNSSYGFDPEDQAAGGGRDPLVNLRHLVQVLEHGGDVEELVEHAKLEMYLDQVFVFTPKGRLVSLPRGAMPLDFAYAVHTDVGDTCIGVKINGELKPLRTTLQNGDVVEVIRGTKPVVPPDWRSLTVTGRARSAIRRHIRQTEREEFVRLGRASLDQTFERAGKSRKDVLLKPSLERFAVASEEDLFELVGRGRIAPTQVLDVIFPGLKAAAREAAAATRRIEGGKGARLYVRGGGLTPGVSLNFGQCCTPVPGDRIVGILEPDGTGLTVHTIDCARLAEFEDREELWRDLQWTPEAERNTVTLSKLTATIRNAPGVLGQACTAIGEAGGNIVNLRMHRRQSDFFDVDFDVEVKDARHLTNIAAALRAYPSIETVDRAKG, encoded by the coding sequence ATGCTTCGCCAGTACGAGCTGATCGAGAAGGTCCGCTCGTACGACCCCACCGCCGACGAGGCGGTCCTGAACCGCGCCTATGTCTACGCCATGCGCATGCATGGGTCGCAGAAGCGCGCGTCGGGCGACCCCTATTTCGCCCACCCGATCGAGGTGGCGGGGATCCTGACCGACTACCGGCTGGACACCGCCACCATCGTCACTGCGCTGCTGCACGACGTGATCGAGGACACGCCGGTCACGCCCGACGACATCCGCGCGCTGTTCGGGCCCGAGATCACCGAGCTGGTCGAGGGGGTCACCAAGCTCACCAAGCTGGAACTGAACAGCGAGCGCACCAAGCAGGCCGAGAACCTGCGCAAGTTCATCCTGGCCATTTCCAAGGACGTGCGGGTCCTGATGGTCAAGCTGGCCGACCGCCTGCACAACATGCGGACGCTGCACTACATCTCCAGCCCGGCCAAGCGCGAGCGGATCGCGCGCGAGACCCTGGACATCTATGCGCCGCTGGCGCGCTCGATCGGCTGTCACCGGATCTGCACCGAGCTGGAAGAGCTGTGCTTCGAGCACCTGAACCCGGTGGCGCGCGACGCGATCGGCCGGCGGCTGGAGGCTCTGCGCATCGAGCAGGGCGCGGCGGTCTCGATCGTCTCCGGCGAAATCGCCGCCAAGCTGGAGACCGCCGGCATTCCGGCCCGGGTCTTCGGGCGCGAGAAGAACGCCTATTCAATCTGGCGCAAGCTGCAGCGAAAATCGATTGGATTTTCTCAGCTTTCCGACATCTACGCGTTCCGGGTGATCGTCGATACCGAGGCCGATTGCTATGCGGCCCTGGGGGTGATCCACCGCGCCTGGCCGAGCGTGCCTGAGCGGTTCAAGGACTTCATCTCGACCCCCAAGCGCAACAACTACCGCTCGCTGCACACGACCGTGGTCGGGCCCAAGGGCATGCGGATCGAGATGCAGATCCGCACCGAGACCATGGACCGGATCGCCGAGGACGGCGTGGCGGCGCACTGGCGCTACAAGAACTCGTCCTATGGCTTCGACCCCGAGGACCAGGCCGCCGGCGGCGGGCGCGACCCGCTGGTCAATCTGCGCCACCTGGTCCAGGTGCTGGAGCACGGCGGCGACGTCGAGGAACTGGTCGAGCACGCCAAGCTCGAGATGTACCTCGACCAGGTGTTCGTGTTCACGCCGAAGGGCAGGCTGGTGAGCCTTCCGCGCGGGGCGATGCCGCTGGATTTCGCCTACGCGGTCCATACCGATGTCGGCGACACCTGCATCGGCGTGAAGATCAACGGCGAGCTGAAGCCGCTGCGCACGACGCTGCAGAACGGCGACGTGGTCGAGGTGATCCGCGGGACCAAGCCGGTGGTGCCGCCGGACTGGCGTTCGCTGACCGTCACCGGGCGTGCCCGTTCGGCGATCCGCCGGCATATCCGCCAAACCGAGCGCGAAGAGTTCGTGCGCCTGGGCCGGGCGAGCCTGGACCAGACCTTCGAGCGGGCCGGCAAGTCGCGCAAGGACGTGCTGCTGAAGCCGTCGCTGGAGCGGTTTGCGGTGGCCAGCGAGGAGGACCTGTTCGAGCTAGTCGGCCGCGGGCGGATCGCGCCAACCCAGGTGCTGGACGTCATTTTCCCGGGTCTGAAGGCCGCCGCTCGCGAGGCCGCGGCGGCGACGCGCCGGATCGAAGGCGGCAAGGGCGCGCGGCTCTATGTGCGCGGCGGCGGGCTGACGCCGGGCGTTTCGCTGAACTTTGGCCAGTGCTGCACGCCTGTGCCGGGCGACCGCATCGTCGGCATCCTGGAGCCGGACGGCACCGGCCTGACGGTGCACACCATCGACTGCGCGCGGCTGGCCGAGTTCGAAGACCGCGAGGAACTGTGGCGCGACCTGCAATGGACGCCCGAGGCCGAACGCAACACGGTGACGCTGTCCAAGCTGACCGCCACCATCCGCAACGCGCCCGGCGTGCTGGGCCAGGCCTGCACGGCGAT
- the rpoZ gene encoding DNA-directed RNA polymerase subunit omega, translating to MARVTVEDCVEKVPNRFSLVLLAAHRARAISAGAPLMVDRDNDKNPVVSLREIADDVVDADDLRENLIGTLQRVDERSEAEEEAETLALLADPTHMQMSELELVRALQSDRDGGQEERY from the coding sequence ATGGCCCGCGTCACCGTCGAAGATTGCGTCGAGAAGGTCCCCAACCGCTTCAGCCTCGTGCTGCTGGCGGCCCATCGCGCCCGCGCCATTTCCGCCGGCGCCCCGCTGATGGTCGACCGCGACAACGACAAGAACCCGGTCGTGTCGCTGCGCGAGATCGCCGACGACGTGGTGGACGCCGACGACCTGCGGGAAAACCTGATCGGCACGCTGCAGCGCGTCGATGAGCGTTCGGAAGCCGAGGAGGAGGCCGAAACCCTGGCCCTGCTGGCGGATCCGACCCACATGCAGATGAGCGAGCTGGAACTGGTTCGCGCGCTTCAGAGCGACCGTGACGGCGGCCAGGAGGAGCGGTACTGA
- a CDS encoding HAD hydrolase-like protein, translating into MGYRLIIFDFDGTLADSAAWFAGALNGVARRYGFREIDLAEMAELRGRPNREIMQALKVSPWKLPFIAAHMRKLAAQAAPTIALFPGVADMLRRLAARGVKVAVVSSNGEAVVRQVLGRELAGLVAYYGCGASIFGKAAKFRQVIRAAGVAEADVLSVGDEVRDIEAARQMRLAAGAVTWGYATADILRAQRPSAVFETTDDVLREAGLCGA; encoded by the coding sequence GTGGGCTATCGGCTCATCATCTTCGACTTCGACGGTACGCTGGCCGACAGCGCCGCCTGGTTCGCCGGCGCGCTGAACGGCGTGGCGCGCCGCTACGGCTTTCGCGAGATCGACCTGGCCGAGATGGCCGAGCTGCGCGGGCGGCCCAATCGCGAGATCATGCAGGCGTTGAAGGTCAGCCCCTGGAAGCTGCCGTTCATCGCCGCGCACATGCGCAAGCTGGCGGCGCAGGCCGCGCCGACGATCGCCCTGTTCCCGGGCGTGGCCGACATGCTGCGCCGCCTGGCGGCGCGCGGCGTGAAGGTGGCCGTCGTCAGTTCGAACGGGGAGGCGGTGGTCCGCCAGGTGCTGGGGCGGGAGCTGGCCGGCCTGGTGGCGTACTACGGCTGCGGGGCGTCGATCTTCGGCAAGGCGGCCAAGTTCCGGCAGGTGATCCGCGCGGCCGGGGTGGCCGAGGCCGACGTGCTGAGCGTCGGCGACGAGGTGCGCGACATCGAGGCAGCGCGGCAGATGCGCCTGGCTGCCGGGGCGGTGACCTGGGGCTACGCCACGGCCGACATCCTGCGGGCCCAGCGGCCGAGCGCGGTGTTCGAGACCACCGACGATGTATTGCGCGAAGCCGGGCTCTGCGGCGCCTGA
- the folK gene encoding 2-amino-4-hydroxy-6-hydroxymethyldihydropteridine diphosphokinase produces the protein MSANNPAKMSLGVSPDEAAVVALGGNVAGDYGSSEALLEAALARFAEAGLPILRRSSWWRSAAWPDPSDQEYRNGVVLVEARLSPQALIRTLFMLENEFGRMRSVRNAPRTLDLDLIAHGRIVSDDPELTLPHPRAHERLFVMGPLAQIAPEWRHPVLGRTAAELAASATVGLDSTPL, from the coding sequence ATGAGTGCGAATAATCCTGCGAAAATGTCTCTGGGCGTAAGTCCGGACGAGGCTGCTGTTGTCGCCTTGGGCGGTAATGTCGCCGGCGACTATGGTTCGTCCGAAGCCCTTCTCGAGGCGGCGCTTGCTCGTTTCGCGGAGGCGGGATTGCCCATCCTGCGTCGGTCGTCCTGGTGGCGTTCGGCCGCCTGGCCCGACCCGAGCGATCAGGAGTATCGCAACGGCGTTGTGCTTGTCGAGGCTCGGCTTTCGCCGCAGGCGCTAATCCGAACATTGTTCATGCTGGAGAACGAATTCGGACGCATGCGCAGCGTCCGGAACGCGCCGCGGACGCTCGATCTCGACCTCATCGCCCATGGTCGAATCGTCTCCGACGACCCGGAACTGACCCTGCCGCATCCGCGGGCGCACGAGCGGCTGTTCGTCATGGGGCCGTTGGCGCAGATCGCGCCCGAGTGGCGCCATCCGGTGCTGGGGCGGACGGCGGCCGAGCTGGCGGCGAGCGCCACGGTCGGGCTGGACTCGACCCCGCTATAA